TCTCTCCATATGGAGGACGTATCCCCTGAGGCTGAAGAAGTGCCTCCCGCAGATGCAACAGGTATTCGTAGGTTCGTCGGTGTGACGCCGCATGTGCGTCTCTAAGTTTCGGAGATCTATGTTCGCACCACACACCTGACAGTCTCTGTGTTCGCGCACGCGTTTTATGCCCAAATGTATGGAAGCAATATGCTTTTTCAGGAGCCCTCTCATACTGTATCCTTTGCCGCACACCTTACAAACGTGCGGTTTCTCGCCCGTGTGGCGAAAGTAATGGTACCTGATTCCCTCCTTTCCGAACATCTGGAAGCACACCTCGCAACGTTCTTTCTCGACGATTCCATCGTGTCTCAGCCTATGCGCGTGCAGACGTTCTCTGTACAGGGTGGTGAAGTCGCACAGTTCACATCGAAAAATCCGGGCCAGCGACGTGTGAGCTCGCGTGAAGTGGGTGATGAAGCGGTGAGATGCCTTAAAGCTGGCCGGACACTTTGGGCAGATGAACTGGTGCACAGTGGTGTGGGACGCGAAGTGGTAGCGAAGGGAACGTTTGTCTCTCTTGACGACGCCGCAGATCATGCACTGCATTTTTCCGTCAGCAGTGCGGCAGTTCCTGAAGAAGGCTGGGTCGGTTGGCCCCTGCATGGACATTACAGGTCTTTGGCATGGACCTTGAGAGTGTACAGCTCAGATCAGAATTAACTCGAACGACATTCCGGCCTGCAGGCCCTTGTGGCGCTTAACTCAAGTAACGGCGGAGTGTGAAACAGACGTGACCGCTGTTGTGAAGGCGTTGTTTTCTGCTATATACGCGCTgccagggtggctctcttcccgcttCGACTTGAAGCTGTTCAAGCTAACATTGGTGCGAGCCGTACACTTGATTGACATGGTTGGAACATGCATTTTGTCTATAAACTGTGCTATAATGTAGACATCctcatcttcatcatcatctctcacttacctacaaatggcactggggcagcgcccagcctgctggccggcatcagccccatctcatcatcgtatctttatgtgtgtgtgtagacATTAGTTTATTACTAGACTAGTAATTATAAGAAAGCATGCACGTACGGGATCATGTGACGCCATATGCTTTCGGAGTGCCCGCCAGTGTGTGAATGTTTGTCCACACACGACGCATTCGCTAGGAAAGCCCCGCAATTCAGTGTCTACAGAG
This portion of the Ornithodoros turicata isolate Travis chromosome 3, ASM3712646v1, whole genome shotgun sequence genome encodes:
- the LOC135389891 gene encoding zinc finger protein 555-like, with product MTSNTEGGHTSGRDGLQAANPHRGSTYDSCLPDVGQLLVHDVASHNEAHTSKRGVTCTGYSTEASVDTELRGFPSECVVCGQTFTHWRALRKHMASHDPGPTDPAFFRNCRTADGKMQCMICGVVKRDKRSLRYHFASHTTVHQFICPKCPASFKASHRFITHFTRAHTSLARIFRCELCDFTTLYRERLHAHRLRHDGIVEKERCEVCFQMFGKEGIRYHYFRHTGEKPHVCKVCGKGYSMRGLLKKHIASIHLGIKRVREHRDCQVCGANIDLRNLETHMRRHTDEPTNTCCICGRHFFSLRGYVLHMERMHVRKKDRECPVCEKSFHGLSQLHQHMHVHVEEKLFKCEVCGKAFRWKHKVGDHMKTHSEERPFKCELCGEAFKWKHNLANHVRAKHK